CGGCGGCTCAAATCCTCCGGCTGCATCATGAATGGCAGGCGGCGCGCATTGATCTTGTTGTTCAACTCTTGATAATCGGCAATTTTGTTCATAATCCGGCCCCTTTCAGTACGCTTTCCATTGTCAGCGGGCCCGAAGCATCCCTCTTCCACTTCTCGGGGCTCCAAATCTCAAAATGGTCGAAACGCCCCGCCAACACGGCGTTTTTTTGCAGCCCGGCGGCCTGGCGGATGCGGTCCTTGATGCTGATGCGATGCTGCGGATCCAGTTCAACGCTTTGGATGCGGGAAGCAAGTTCCTCGAAGCTTTTGCGGTTCGGGTCGGCGATGGAGGCCGACTCCAGGGTTTTCATTTTTGCCGCCAGCCAACTGCCAGGATAGACCTTCAGGCAGCCGGGTTCGGGGGGCATGACATACAGGCGGGTTTCGAAGCCGTCGCCGCGCCATTCTTTGGGCACGGTGATGCGGCCTTTTTCGTCGAAGGCGTGCTCAAACGTATCGGTATAAACGAGCTTGAACGTATCGGACATGGCCGCATTTCCCTACACATCGGGATCTTATTG
This sequence is a window from Candidatus Methylacidiphilales bacterium. Protein-coding genes within it:
- a CDS encoding division/cell wall cluster transcriptional repressor MraZ yields the protein MSDTFKLVYTDTFEHAFDEKGRITVPKEWRGDGFETRLYVMPPEPGCLKVYPGSWLAAKMKTLESASIADPNRKSFEELASRIQSVELDPQHRISIKDRIRQAAGLQKNAVLAGRFDHFEIWSPEKWKRDASGPLTMESVLKGAGL